A genomic region of Aquisalimonas asiatica contains the following coding sequences:
- a CDS encoding Fic family protein, protein MKQPLRYGATAGAALLDAVCAHHRLLYIHPFRDGNDRLARLALEAQLHAATLMG, encoded by the coding sequence GTGAAACAGCCTCTGCGGTATGGCGCCACTGCTGGCGCCGCACTGCTGGATGCGGTTTGCGCACACCACCGGCTGCTCTACATCCACCCCTTCCGGGATGGCAACGATCGCCTGGCACGCCTTGCGCTGGAGGCGCAGCTACACGCCGCCACCTTGATGGGTTGA
- a CDS encoding type I restriction-modification system subunit M, with the protein MNTENHSEIASFIWSIADLLRGDLKQSQYGRVILPFTLLRRMECVLEPTKGAVLDAAKQHADKSETVQDRMLHRAADQPFYNSSPLSLASLSDTQTGQDLMSYVHAFSPQARAIFDHFNFEDFVQLLEGNDLLYQVVQEFAAVDLSPQRLSNFGMGSVFEELIRKFAESSNETAGEHFTPRDIVHLATSLVMTGEEDQLQPGKILTIYDPTAGTGGFLSEAEAYVKSISDEVDVSVSGQELNAESYAICVGDMLIKGEQVENIKLGNTLADDQLRGQTFDVMLSNPPFGVDWKKVQTQVQKEHKERGYEGRFGPGLPRVSDGSLLFLMHLVAKMRPAEKGGSRIGIILNGSPLFTGGAGSGESEIRRYLLEKDLVEAIVALPSDAFFNTGINTYVWVLSNDKPEQRRNKVQLINAVDRYAKMRKSLGSKRNYIPESDQDAIVRLYGRFEETDESKIFPTQAFGYRRITVERPLRLNFQASEERIRRILEEKPIQKLDEGTQVNILAAVDAMDGEPVYRDREAFTKALKQALKARDVKLGAPQLKSVLNALSERDPEAEPCTDNKGNLEPDTSLRDNENVPLTESVYDYFEREVRPHVPDAWIDESKKDEKDGEVGIVGYEIPFNRHFYVFKPPRPLEEIDADLKECTDRIKQMIEELSA; encoded by the coding sequence ATGAACACGGAAAATCACTCAGAGATTGCCTCTTTCATCTGGTCCATCGCCGATCTGTTGCGCGGTGATCTGAAGCAGTCCCAATACGGCCGAGTTATCTTGCCGTTTACGCTGTTGCGCCGGATGGAATGCGTCCTGGAGCCAACCAAGGGCGCCGTGCTGGATGCCGCCAAGCAGCATGCCGATAAGTCCGAGACGGTGCAGGACCGCATGCTGCACCGCGCCGCGGATCAGCCGTTCTACAACAGCTCCCCGCTGAGCCTGGCCTCACTGTCCGACACGCAGACCGGGCAGGATCTGATGAGCTACGTGCATGCGTTCAGCCCCCAGGCGCGGGCCATCTTCGATCACTTCAACTTCGAAGACTTCGTGCAGCTGCTGGAAGGCAACGACCTGCTGTATCAGGTGGTGCAGGAGTTTGCCGCTGTCGATCTCAGCCCGCAGCGTTTGTCCAACTTCGGCATGGGCAGTGTGTTCGAGGAGCTGATCCGCAAATTCGCGGAGAGCTCCAACGAAACTGCGGGTGAGCACTTCACTCCGCGTGACATCGTGCACCTCGCCACGTCGCTGGTGATGACCGGCGAGGAGGATCAGCTTCAGCCGGGCAAGATCCTCACCATCTACGACCCGACAGCCGGCACGGGTGGATTTCTGTCTGAAGCAGAAGCCTACGTGAAGTCCATCAGCGATGAAGTTGATGTGTCGGTGAGCGGCCAGGAGCTCAATGCCGAGTCCTACGCCATCTGCGTGGGCGACATGCTCATCAAGGGTGAGCAGGTCGAGAACATCAAACTGGGCAATACCCTCGCGGACGATCAGCTGCGCGGCCAGACGTTCGACGTCATGCTCAGCAATCCCCCCTTCGGGGTGGACTGGAAAAAGGTGCAGACGCAGGTCCAGAAAGAACATAAGGAGCGCGGCTACGAAGGGCGCTTCGGGCCCGGCCTGCCCAGGGTGTCCGACGGCTCGCTGCTGTTTCTCATGCACTTGGTCGCCAAGATGCGCCCGGCGGAGAAGGGCGGCTCGCGCATCGGCATCATCCTGAACGGCTCGCCCCTGTTTACTGGTGGCGCCGGCAGCGGGGAGTCCGAGATTCGGCGCTACCTGCTGGAGAAGGATCTGGTCGAAGCCATCGTCGCGTTGCCGTCGGATGCGTTCTTCAACACCGGCATCAACACCTACGTCTGGGTGCTGTCCAACGATAAGCCCGAGCAGCGGCGCAACAAGGTCCAGCTCATCAACGCGGTGGACCGCTACGCCAAGATGCGCAAATCCCTCGGGAGTAAGCGCAACTACATCCCCGAGTCCGACCAGGACGCCATCGTGCGCCTGTACGGTCGCTTCGAGGAGACGGACGAGAGCAAGATCTTCCCGACCCAGGCCTTCGGCTACCGGCGCATCACGGTGGAGCGGCCCCTCCGGCTCAACTTCCAGGCGAGCGAGGAGCGCATCCGCCGCATCCTGGAGGAAAAACCCATCCAGAAGCTCGACGAGGGTACCCAGGTGAATATTCTCGCCGCCGTTGATGCCATGGACGGAGAGCCGGTTTACCGCGACCGGGAGGCGTTCACAAAGGCCCTCAAGCAGGCGCTGAAGGCGAGGGACGTCAAGCTCGGTGCCCCGCAGCTCAAGTCTGTGCTCAATGCCTTGTCCGAGCGGGACCCGGAGGCCGAGCCGTGTACCGACAACAAGGGTAACCTGGAGCCGGACACCAGCCTGCGCGACAACGAGAACGTGCCGCTCACCGAGTCTGTGTACGACTACTTCGAGCGCGAAGTCCGGCCCCATGTGCCGGATGCGTGGATCGATGAGTCCAAGAAGGATGAGAAGGACGGCGAAGTCGGTATCGTCGGCTACGAGATCCCTTTCAACCGCCACTTCTACGTGTTCAAGCCGCCGCGGCCGCTCGAGGAGATCGACGCCGATCTCAAGGAGTGCACCGACCGGATCAAGCAGATGATCGAGGAACTGTCGGCGTGA